A stretch of Gemmatimonas aurantiaca T-27 DNA encodes these proteins:
- a CDS encoding M20/M25/M40 family metallo-hydrolase has translation MIRNTFLLAASAVALSASAALAQPGRGAPPGPTLPPTNPQALPVDRSAAPYVRSTPPSDATIQKIFEEGMQRSQVMKIAQTLLDSIGPRLTGSTDADRAQAWMLANYAKWGIPARIENYGTWNRWKNGAAFAELLFPRVRGLEVTAMGWSPGTAGKWVEGSVVMIPEDVVTPEQFTAWVPSARGKFVLLNAPQLSCRMPGQLAEFGTIETRDRLRQEQSALSASFNQRVLAGGGPRAIQAKLKAAGVLGALTTNFSQYPGINKVFGSPAQEVPTVDVGCEDMGLLYRLAANNQGPKIRLMVDAEKGPEREIGNVIAEMKGSTLPNEYVVLSAHFDSFTGGSGATDNGTGSLTMIEAMRILRTVYPNPKRTIVIGLWNSEEQGLNGSKAYAEMHPEVISGMQMLFNQDNGTGRISSISPGPFVHAGAFLTRYLGELPSEVTQWIRLGNTSPFGGPGGTDHTVFVCHKAPGIGTGALSWDYSNTTWHTNRDTYDKIIAEDLRNNATLIAMLAYMASEDTQKFPRDLVPQGNAQDGTPRPWPACPGPTKRAADSNR, from the coding sequence ATGATCAGAAACACCTTCCTCCTCGCCGCTTCGGCCGTGGCCCTGAGCGCGTCGGCCGCGCTCGCGCAGCCCGGCCGTGGCGCCCCGCCGGGGCCGACGCTTCCCCCGACCAATCCACAGGCCCTCCCTGTGGATCGCTCTGCGGCGCCGTATGTGCGTTCCACCCCGCCTTCCGATGCGACGATCCAGAAGATCTTCGAGGAAGGCATGCAGCGCTCGCAGGTCATGAAGATCGCGCAGACGCTGCTCGACTCCATCGGGCCGCGCCTCACCGGATCGACGGACGCCGACCGGGCGCAGGCGTGGATGCTCGCGAACTATGCGAAGTGGGGCATCCCGGCACGCATCGAGAACTACGGCACATGGAACCGGTGGAAGAACGGTGCCGCGTTCGCCGAACTCCTGTTTCCGCGTGTCCGTGGCCTCGAAGTGACCGCGATGGGCTGGTCGCCGGGTACGGCCGGCAAGTGGGTGGAAGGCAGCGTGGTGATGATCCCCGAAGACGTGGTCACGCCGGAGCAGTTCACGGCGTGGGTGCCGTCGGCGCGTGGCAAGTTCGTGCTGCTCAATGCGCCGCAGCTCTCGTGCCGCATGCCGGGACAGCTCGCCGAGTTCGGCACGATCGAAACGCGTGACCGTCTGCGTCAGGAGCAGAGTGCGTTGTCGGCCTCGTTCAATCAGCGGGTGCTTGCCGGCGGTGGACCGCGTGCCATTCAGGCCAAGCTCAAGGCCGCCGGTGTGCTCGGCGCGCTGACGACCAACTTCTCGCAGTATCCGGGCATCAACAAGGTGTTCGGCTCACCGGCCCAGGAAGTCCCCACGGTCGATGTGGGCTGCGAAGACATGGGCCTGCTGTACCGCCTCGCGGCGAACAATCAGGGTCCGAAGATCCGCCTGATGGTGGACGCCGAGAAGGGTCCGGAGCGCGAGATCGGCAACGTGATCGCCGAGATGAAGGGTTCGACGCTGCCCAACGAATACGTGGTGCTGTCGGCGCACTTCGATTCGTTCACGGGTGGATCGGGCGCCACGGACAACGGCACCGGCTCGCTCACGATGATCGAAGCGATGCGCATCCTGCGTACCGTGTACCCGAACCCGAAGCGCACCATCGTCATCGGGCTGTGGAACTCGGAAGAGCAGGGCCTCAACGGCTCCAAGGCATACGCCGAGATGCACCCCGAGGTGATTTCGGGCATGCAGATGTTGTTCAACCAGGACAACGGCACGGGACGTATCTCGTCGATCAGCCCGGGCCCGTTTGTGCACGCCGGGGCATTCCTGACGCGCTACCTGGGTGAGCTGCCGTCCGAAGTGACCCAGTGGATCCGACTCGGCAACACGTCGCCGTTCGGCGGCCCCGGTGGCACCGACCACACGGTGTTCGTGTGTCACAAGGCGCCTGGCATCGGCACTGGTGCACTGAGCTGGGACTACAGCAACACCACGTGGCATACCAACCGTGACACGTACGACAAGATCATCGCCGAAGACCTGCGCAACAACGCGACGCTGATCGCGATGCTGGCGTACATGGCGTCCGAAGATACGCAGAAATTCCCGCGTGATCTCGTGCCGCAGGGGAATGCACAGGACGGCACGCCGCGTCCATGGCCCGCGTGCCCCGGGCCGACCAAGCGCGCAGCAGACTCGAATCGCTGA
- a CDS encoding helix-turn-helix domain-containing protein produces the protein MPASSHSHGHLILPFGSFYGREDVRRSDPGLELSLLRVDPHRIVERHSHDEAHVVLVLDGLYVSTADGAPPVSSGAQLIFNPAGTTHRDRFEARNRVVDGRFMTISLASDIMHEAATFSTLPQRAVVLDSVDAMATGLRLSRACTQTGGDAPITRHALALELLSQIAVRELEHHRSAPAWLRLVREQLDDSLSGASSIAEIARVAGVHPVHLSRVFRQHMGVNPADYLRKRRLEQSRTLLRFSARSLSDIALTCGFSHQSHFSNAFRAAYGVTPSTFRALHRA, from the coding sequence ATGCCCGCTTCTTCCCACAGCCACGGACACCTTATACTGCCCTTCGGGAGCTTCTATGGGCGGGAGGATGTTCGTCGCAGTGATCCGGGGCTCGAACTGTCGCTGCTTCGGGTCGACCCTCATCGTATCGTGGAGCGACATTCGCACGACGAGGCACACGTTGTGCTGGTGCTGGACGGACTGTATGTGTCCACCGCCGATGGGGCCCCACCGGTGAGTTCGGGGGCACAACTGATCTTCAACCCCGCCGGCACCACACACCGAGATCGTTTCGAAGCACGCAATCGAGTGGTCGACGGGCGGTTCATGACGATCTCCCTGGCATCGGACATCATGCACGAAGCCGCGACCTTCTCCACGCTGCCGCAACGCGCGGTGGTGCTCGACTCGGTCGATGCGATGGCCACCGGCTTGCGATTGTCGCGCGCGTGTACGCAAACCGGCGGAGATGCGCCGATCACACGACACGCCCTCGCGCTGGAATTGCTGTCGCAGATTGCCGTGCGTGAACTCGAACATCACCGCAGTGCGCCGGCCTGGCTGCGCCTGGTACGCGAACAGCTAGACGACTCACTCAGTGGCGCGAGCAGCATCGCCGAGATTGCCCGGGTGGCGGGGGTGCATCCCGTACATCTTTCGCGCGTGTTTCGTCAACACATGGGCGTGAATCCAGCTGACTATCTCCGGAAACGCCGTCTCGAACAATCGCGGACGTTGCTGCGCTTTTCGGCGCGTTCGCTGAGTGATATCGCACTCACCTGCGGATTCAGTCACCAAAGTCATTTCAGCAACGCATTCCGCGCCGCCTATGGCGTGACACCATCGACATTTCGGGCGCTGCATCGTGCGTGA
- a CDS encoding SH3 domain-containing protein: MPTLQDKYAELIAAASAGGTTNLQVRTQDNVLYIDGVVPTGETKDQLWNIYDKIDPDFRSADLVLNLDVSPAAPSTKFKVTTESSNLNIRKGPGTDQPIIGKAAHHSEVTLLSRYNSEWALIRSANNEEGYCSLKYLTAI, from the coding sequence ATGCCAACACTTCAGGACAAATACGCGGAACTCATCGCGGCGGCCAGCGCCGGCGGGACGACCAATCTGCAGGTGCGTACGCAGGACAACGTGCTGTACATCGACGGCGTCGTACCAACGGGCGAAACGAAAGATCAGCTCTGGAACATCTACGACAAGATCGACCCGGACTTTCGCAGCGCCGACCTGGTGCTGAATCTCGACGTCTCTCCTGCCGCTCCCAGCACCAAGTTCAAAGTCACAACGGAGAGCTCCAACCTGAACATCCGGAAGGGGCCAGGCACGGATCAGCCGATCATCGGCAAGGCCGCGCACCATTCGGAAGTGACGTTGCTCAGCCGATACAACAGCGAGTGGGCGCTGATTCGTTCGGCCAACAACGAAGAAGGGTATTGCTCGCTCAAGTACCTGACCGCGATCTGA
- a CDS encoding CocE/NonD family hydrolase, whose product MFHPLKALRKTAVALGLALTVLPAASLMAQAAPVFVTTSEYITTRDGTRLAVDVHLPTARAPGVRVPVLLELTRYWRASQHPSTGARQPSLSTLDQLFLENGYAVVKVDARGSGASFGTRLAEYSPQEVRDGWDVADWVARQPWSSGNVGAYGTSYSGTTAELLAATEHPAVKAVIPGWSDFDVYASPARPYGMVTAFIDEWGQITGAMDRNDAAVLHANVRRVDADTTGAMVAAAVREHARNPDVSAWVRQNEFRDDRMAGGPSFAELGPMEWKAAIERSNVPMLILVSWMDAGSAEGALDRFRAFRNPQKLVIMASSHGGAEHASPYVVDSTRVPNNPTGTEMAQLRLQFFDHHLKGARNGVNDWPMVRYYTMGTEEYRTSPRWPLAGTTTRPFFLDAGGVLALRAPTRAGRDPYLVDFDVSTGANNRWATQLGRPVLRLGDRGVMDARMLTYTSAPLLQDMHIAGSPTIELTLSSTHADGAVLVYLEDVDATGRSRYLTEGGLRLIHRKESRDPMYGVVPYHSFNKQDAAPMRPGQPERVRIRILPTSVVVKAGHRLRLAIAGADHGVLARVPADGTPTLTVHRGAGVLSRLELPVVPNR is encoded by the coding sequence ATGTTCCATCCTCTGAAGGCTCTGCGTAAGACGGCGGTAGCGCTGGGACTGGCGCTCACTGTGCTTCCTGCTGCGTCGCTCATGGCGCAGGCCGCGCCGGTATTCGTCACGACGTCGGAGTACATCACCACGCGCGATGGCACACGGCTCGCCGTCGATGTGCATCTTCCCACCGCGCGTGCACCCGGGGTTCGTGTGCCGGTGCTCCTGGAGCTCACTCGCTACTGGCGCGCCTCCCAGCACCCGAGCACAGGTGCGCGGCAACCCTCGCTGAGCACGCTCGACCAGCTCTTTCTGGAGAACGGCTACGCCGTTGTGAAGGTCGATGCCCGAGGCAGTGGTGCGTCGTTCGGGACGAGGCTCGCTGAATACAGTCCCCAGGAAGTACGTGATGGATGGGACGTGGCCGACTGGGTTGCACGCCAACCGTGGTCGAGTGGTAACGTCGGCGCATACGGGACCTCCTACAGTGGCACCACGGCGGAGTTGCTTGCCGCGACCGAGCATCCGGCGGTGAAGGCGGTGATTCCCGGATGGTCGGATTTTGATGTGTATGCCAGCCCCGCGAGACCCTACGGCATGGTGACGGCATTCATCGACGAATGGGGGCAGATCACGGGCGCAATGGATCGCAATGATGCGGCCGTGTTGCACGCCAACGTACGCCGGGTCGATGCCGATACCACCGGCGCAATGGTGGCGGCGGCCGTACGCGAACATGCGCGTAATCCCGATGTCAGTGCGTGGGTGCGTCAGAACGAATTCCGGGACGATCGTATGGCGGGTGGACCGTCGTTCGCGGAGTTGGGGCCGATGGAGTGGAAGGCGGCCATCGAACGATCCAATGTGCCCATGCTCATTCTCGTGAGCTGGATGGATGCCGGCAGTGCCGAAGGGGCATTGGATCGATTCCGTGCGTTTCGGAATCCGCAGAAACTCGTGATCATGGCGTCATCCCATGGCGGTGCCGAGCACGCAAGTCCCTATGTCGTGGACTCGACACGGGTGCCGAACAACCCCACCGGAACGGAGATGGCGCAGCTCCGTCTGCAGTTCTTCGATCACCATCTCAAGGGTGCCCGCAACGGGGTGAATGACTGGCCGATGGTGCGATACTACACGATGGGCACCGAGGAGTATCGCACGTCACCGCGATGGCCACTCGCCGGAACCACCACCAGACCGTTTTTTCTGGACGCGGGTGGCGTGCTTGCTCTGCGGGCACCGACGCGCGCGGGACGAGACCCGTATCTGGTGGACTTTGATGTGAGCACGGGTGCCAACAACCGATGGGCCACCCAGCTCGGGCGGCCCGTGCTCCGACTCGGCGATCGCGGTGTGATGGATGCGCGCATGCTCACGTATACATCGGCACCGTTACTGCAGGACATGCATATCGCCGGATCACCCACGATCGAGCTGACTCTGAGTTCCACACACGCAGACGGTGCGGTCCTGGTCTATCTCGAGGATGTCGATGCCACCGGGCGCAGTCGATACCTCACCGAGGGTGGTCTACGGCTCATCCACCGCAAGGAATCCCGTGACCCGATGTATGGTGTGGTACCCTATCACTCGTTCAACAAACAGGACGCTGCGCCCATGCGACCCGGTCAGCCGGAACGCGTGCGCATTCGAATCCTGCCAACGTCTGTGGTCGTGAAAGCGGGTCATCGGCTGCGATTGGCCATTGCCGGTGCCGATCACGGTGTGCTCGCACGGGTGCCGGCGGATGGGACACCAACCTTGACCGTGCATCGGGGCGCCGGCGTGTTGTCCCGGCTGGAACTGCCCGTCGTTCCGAACCGGTAA
- a CDS encoding BON domain-containing protein, whose protein sequence is MIISTRTRTIASAIVLSLAVVACGPKDADIKASVDAAIAGVPGVSVNVVKGVATISGQYADSAAKASTEALVKGVKGVKSVLDSATVAPPPVVISPDEMLKTGVMAALAEFSTLSADVMDGVVTLTGEVKRADLPKVMQALSALQPKKIENKATVKK, encoded by the coding sequence ATGATCATTTCCACTCGTACGCGCACCATCGCCTCGGCGATCGTGCTCTCGCTCGCCGTTGTGGCGTGCGGTCCGAAAGATGCTGACATCAAGGCCAGTGTCGATGCCGCCATCGCCGGTGTGCCGGGCGTGTCGGTGAACGTGGTGAAGGGCGTCGCGACCATCTCCGGTCAGTACGCTGATTCCGCCGCCAAGGCCTCCACCGAAGCACTGGTGAAGGGCGTGAAAGGCGTCAAGTCGGTGCTGGACAGCGCGACCGTCGCGCCGCCGCCGGTCGTGATCTCGCCCGACGAGATGCTCAAGACCGGTGTCATGGCCGCTCTCGCTGAGTTCTCGACACTGTCTGCCGACGTGATGGACGGTGTGGTGACGTTGACGGGCGAGGTGAAGAGAGCCGATCTGCCGAAGGTGATGCAGGCGTTGTCCGCGCTGCAGCCCAAGAAGATCGAAAACAAAGCCACTGTGAAGAAGTAA
- a CDS encoding serine hydrolase domain-containing protein, giving the protein MMFRRKICLGLLAAGSTISHTSGAQPSAARVGDDLLGLWGAEPVLGPQVRGGLTLERRGQTWSLRVAGFEVSATQQGDSVVMALPGGQGTLKVWPRTAGDRVPEVFWVQPPGLNASYATPVHLRQARANQWRGLVAPVPEPFSLYLMVTRAADATLRGTFRNPEANWPGRTQSYGVSRSGDHVVFTHPRTGKVQWTQPYDSARRTIAFDFGAPIVLSPRTREQAVGFVTRSPSLAPYVYRTPADMNDGWTTVHATRTQMDTSALQSIVQSLVAVDPLSETEPRVHALLVARDGRLVLDEYFRGYDAEMMHDLRSASKTMTSIMAGAAMQRGATLNGAAMQRGATLNGAALSANTPVGRAGITLGHLLSHSAGLACNDDDNTSPGNEDTMQSQQVQNDWYAFFMALPRLTTPGSTYSYCSAGINMAGDVIGRTTGQWLPRLFESALARPMAFGDYGINLMPTGEAYSGGGMRIRPRDLLKFGQLYLNGGLWRGVRLVPASWVKTSTAYVISRPDGSDDGYGWHRYVIAARGRSFQTYQAGGNGGQFLVVVPELRLTMVVTAGNYGQYDIWSKIREQLVPAIMEAAR; this is encoded by the coding sequence ATGATGTTTCGCCGCAAGATCTGCCTGGGCCTTCTGGCCGCCGGTTCCACAATCTCGCACACGAGCGGCGCTCAGCCGAGTGCCGCCCGTGTGGGCGACGATCTGTTGGGACTCTGGGGTGCGGAGCCGGTCCTTGGCCCGCAGGTGCGCGGTGGGCTGACGCTCGAGCGCCGAGGGCAGACTTGGTCCCTGCGGGTCGCCGGCTTCGAGGTCAGTGCGACTCAGCAAGGTGACAGCGTGGTGATGGCACTGCCCGGTGGTCAGGGCACGCTCAAGGTCTGGCCCCGCACCGCAGGCGATCGTGTACCGGAGGTGTTCTGGGTGCAGCCGCCGGGGCTCAACGCGTCGTATGCAACGCCCGTGCATCTGCGTCAGGCGCGGGCCAATCAATGGCGTGGTCTGGTCGCACCGGTGCCCGAACCGTTTTCCCTGTACCTGATGGTGACCCGCGCCGCCGACGCCACATTGCGGGGCACGTTCCGAAACCCCGAGGCCAACTGGCCGGGACGAACCCAGTCTTACGGCGTCAGTCGATCCGGTGACCACGTGGTCTTCACACACCCACGGACCGGCAAGGTGCAGTGGACGCAGCCGTACGACTCCGCGCGTCGCACCATCGCCTTCGATTTTGGGGCGCCCATCGTGCTCTCACCGCGCACTCGTGAGCAGGCTGTGGGATTTGTCACGCGATCCCCGTCGCTGGCACCGTACGTCTATCGCACACCGGCAGACATGAACGACGGATGGACGACCGTCCATGCCACCCGTACGCAAATGGACACGTCGGCACTGCAATCGATTGTGCAATCGCTCGTTGCGGTGGATCCGCTCAGTGAGACCGAACCACGGGTCCATGCGCTGCTCGTGGCACGGGACGGGCGCCTCGTACTGGATGAATACTTTCGCGGGTACGACGCCGAGATGATGCATGACCTGCGCTCGGCGTCGAAAACGATGACCTCCATCATGGCAGGCGCCGCGATGCAACGCGGTGCCACCCTCAATGGCGCCGCGATGCAACGCGGTGCCACCCTCAATGGCGCCGCGCTCTCCGCCAACACCCCAGTCGGCCGCGCCGGTATCACACTGGGTCACCTGCTTTCGCACAGCGCCGGCCTGGCCTGCAACGATGACGACAACACATCGCCGGGCAACGAAGACACGATGCAATCACAGCAGGTGCAAAATGACTGGTACGCATTTTTCATGGCCCTTCCCCGGTTGACGACGCCCGGCAGCACGTACTCCTACTGCTCGGCGGGCATCAACATGGCCGGTGATGTGATCGGACGAACCACCGGACAGTGGCTGCCACGACTGTTCGAATCCGCGTTGGCTCGCCCCATGGCGTTCGGCGATTACGGCATCAATCTCATGCCCACTGGTGAAGCTTACTCCGGCGGTGGCATGCGCATCCGGCCACGTGACCTGCTCAAGTTCGGCCAGCTCTATCTGAACGGCGGCCTGTGGCGTGGCGTCCGACTCGTTCCGGCGTCGTGGGTGAAGACGTCGACTGCCTATGTCATCAGCCGTCCCGACGGCTCCGACGACGGCTATGGATGGCATCGATATGTGATTGCGGCGCGCGGGCGATCATTCCAGACGTACCAAGCGGGCGGCAACGGTGGTCAGTTCCTGGTGGTGGTGCCGGAGCTGCGTCTCACCATGGTGGTCACCGCAGGCAACTACGGGCAGTACGACATATGGAGCAAGATTCGCGAACAGTTGGTGCCGGCGATCATGGAAGCGGCACGTTGA
- a CDS encoding DUF7079 family protein yields MDPRTPPLAIGQERVAVWHVLSEMYLDTEHDDHALGWMARELARSPYSVAELREIDLWEVAPVLWLNWYAVAGAWSGFDPDWLEAACRRRVERRSLGRRLAAFFGWRWFVQRANAEYWARLTPMIVALRGLER; encoded by the coding sequence ATGGATCCACGAACGCCTCCCCTGGCCATCGGTCAAGAGCGGGTCGCCGTGTGGCACGTGTTGTCGGAGATGTATCTCGACACCGAACACGATGACCACGCGTTGGGCTGGATGGCGCGCGAACTCGCGCGCTCACCCTACAGTGTCGCGGAGTTGCGCGAGATCGATCTCTGGGAGGTCGCGCCGGTACTGTGGTTGAACTGGTATGCTGTGGCGGGCGCCTGGAGTGGATTCGATCCCGACTGGCTCGAGGCAGCGTGCCGTCGGCGGGTGGAGCGTCGCTCGCTCGGACGTCGACTTGCGGCGTTTTTCGGATGGCGATGGTTCGTGCAGCGTGCCAACGCCGAGTACTGGGCGCGACTGACGCCGATGATTGTCGCGCTTCGCGGTCTGGAGCGTTGA
- a CDS encoding LuxR C-terminal-related transcriptional regulator, whose translation MFSKPGESKNAPTSNTGNRTKVLLVVGVRLYREGLASELAHDARIDVVGQCGTAEDAIAITPIAAPDVVLVDIHTPHAFELLRALKAPPSVVRVVAFAVGEHERDIDRCAEAGVDGFVTEDVTVEEIANAVLAARCGELNCSPRSAAMLLRRLSVLASLTSATNAMSNVVAPLTSREQDILGLLVTGCSNKVIAGELHIQTTTVKNHVHRILEKLGVRTRIEAAARVRSMGQLPHHTRA comes from the coding sequence GTGTTTTCGAAGCCTGGGGAATCCAAAAACGCGCCGACATCGAATACGGGCAATCGGACGAAGGTCCTGCTTGTGGTCGGCGTGCGGCTGTATCGGGAGGGGCTGGCATCAGAGTTGGCCCACGATGCGCGCATCGATGTGGTGGGCCAATGCGGAACGGCTGAAGACGCGATCGCGATCACCCCGATTGCCGCTCCCGACGTGGTGCTTGTGGATATCCATACCCCGCATGCGTTCGAACTCCTGCGTGCGCTCAAGGCGCCGCCGTCCGTTGTACGCGTGGTTGCTTTTGCCGTGGGTGAGCATGAGCGGGACATCGATCGGTGTGCCGAGGCCGGCGTGGATGGTTTTGTCACCGAAGATGTCACCGTCGAAGAGATCGCCAATGCCGTGCTGGCGGCGCGGTGCGGCGAGTTGAACTGCTCTCCCCGCAGTGCGGCCATGCTCCTCAGGCGCCTCTCGGTGCTGGCCTCGCTGACGTCGGCGACCAACGCCATGTCCAACGTGGTGGCACCGCTGACATCCCGCGAACAGGACATCCTGGGGTTGTTGGTGACGGGGTGCTCCAACAAGGTGATTGCCGGCGAATTGCACATTCAGACGACCACTGTCAAGAATCACGTGCATCGCATACTGGAGAAGCTCGGGGTTCGTACCCGCATCGAGGCCGCGGCCCGGGTGCGCAGCATGGGTCAGCTCCCGCACCATACCCGGGCGTGA
- a CDS encoding DUF4255 domain-containing protein gives MHTALRATSRTLQTYLLHGMADDPDLRVLFDPMLGGTMTISLNTPREMRENNLQGVSLWLYRVERDDQRLNVPPSRPTPNQLVRAPLPMRLHYLVTPFVPIDQANPESSAAREQELLGKVLQMVHQSPIIRGATLTDTLTGSDGQVVVRLESMSLEEITRVWAALQAQYQLSVSFEVTLALITSRSEPERVTPVSSVESQYALKVADGAP, from the coding sequence ATGCACACTGCCTTGCGCGCCACCAGCCGCACATTGCAGACGTACCTCCTGCATGGCATGGCCGACGACCCGGATCTCCGGGTCCTGTTCGATCCCATGCTCGGCGGTACCATGACGATCTCGTTGAACACGCCACGCGAGATGCGCGAAAACAATCTGCAGGGTGTCTCGCTGTGGCTCTATCGCGTCGAGCGCGACGATCAGCGGCTGAACGTACCGCCCAGCCGTCCGACCCCGAACCAACTGGTGCGCGCTCCCCTGCCCATGCGCCTGCACTATCTGGTCACGCCGTTTGTACCGATCGACCAGGCCAATCCCGAGTCCAGTGCCGCGCGTGAACAGGAGCTGTTGGGCAAAGTCCTGCAGATGGTACATCAGTCACCGATCATCCGTGGTGCGACCCTGACCGACACATTGACCGGCAGCGATGGGCAGGTGGTGGTGCGGCTCGAGTCCATGTCCCTCGAAGAGATCACGCGCGTGTGGGCGGCGCTGCAGGCGCAATACCAACTCTCTGTTTCATTTGAAGTCACGCTGGCTTTGATCACGTCACGCAGTGAACCCGAACGGGTGACGCCGGTCAGCAGTGTGGAATCGCAGTATGCACTCAAGGTCGCGGACGGCGCGCCATGA